The proteins below come from a single Methyloprofundus sedimenti genomic window:
- a CDS encoding DUF445 domain-containing protein, whose protein sequence is MKKIFNKSFITNFLAAVIIAAGYFSPVYADLIKAIGFFALSGALTNWIAIHMLFEKVPFLYGSGIIPNRFEEFKGSIKHLMMCQFFTVENIEHFIETEEQEGEKVLNLEPLLAAVDYDRIFESLITSIMESSFGAMLQMMGGEEALIPLKEPFTAKMQVTLTEMVESDKFKAALKQGLNAHQIGEDIISKIETVIDKRLAELTPQTVKEMVQQIIHEHLGWLVVWGGLFGGIMGAAFYFV, encoded by the coding sequence ATGAAGAAAATATTTAATAAAAGCTTTATCACTAATTTTCTTGCGGCAGTTATTATTGCTGCAGGGTATTTTTCACCTGTCTATGCTGATCTCATTAAAGCTATTGGTTTTTTTGCCTTGTCGGGTGCCCTGACAAACTGGATAGCGATTCATATGTTATTTGAAAAAGTACCTTTTTTATATGGCTCAGGGATTATTCCCAATCGCTTTGAGGAGTTTAAAGGGTCTATTAAGCATTTGATGATGTGCCAGTTTTTTACTGTGGAAAATATTGAGCATTTTATTGAAACTGAAGAGCAGGAAGGCGAGAAGGTATTGAATCTTGAGCCTTTATTGGCGGCTGTTGATTACGATCGCATTTTTGAGAGTTTAATTACTTCGATTATGGAATCTTCATTTGGAGCGATGTTACAAATGATGGGCGGTGAAGAAGCATTAATTCCATTAAAAGAGCCATTTACGGCTAAAATGCAAGTAACTTTAACAGAGATGGTTGAGTCAGATAAATTTAAGGCCGCTTTAAAACAGGGCCTAAATGCACATCAAATTGGTGAAGATATTATTAGTAAAATTGAAACTGTGATTGATAAACGCCTGGCTGAATTAACTCCGCAGACAGTTAAAGAAATGGTACAGCAAATTATCCACGAACACCTAGGCTGGTTAGTCGTCTGGGGTGGTTTGTTTGGTGGTATTATGGGCGCAGCTTTTTATTTTGTTTAG
- a CDS encoding M48 family metalloprotease produces MKLNKYPLLFALLTLNLFLSTASTADELQLPDMGDSTGTLISPAQEKILGESFFRNIRSQLDISLDPDVQHYIQTLGQTLVSNSDNPTQEFYFFVVLSDDINAFAGPGGYIGVNSGLILNSDSESELASVMAHEIAHVTQRHIYRSYEASSRMSLPAAAAMIAAIVVATQAPEVGIGALSAIQAGSIQMQIDFTRDNEQEADRIGIKTLERSGFDPRSMPAFFEKLQYASRYYGEGAPEFLRTHPITSSRISDTRGRAEKYPYRQTPDSQNYRLIKAKLRIDSENTNQDDLVRYFQSKLDQGTAEQRAAIQYGLGLTFIKKQRFAEAEAIFSSLNQRYPKQREYLTALAQVAVNQQDFESAKKRYLQLQQQYPDNAEYQFEYISILLRSRQPKLALQHLRLIDYRYQNYPNYYLLLARAYGDLGENVNLHRYMAEYLYAIGQTDAAIMQIKLAQKDKGLNFYLSSILEDRLSFFTAQILALKQLQE; encoded by the coding sequence ATGAAGCTAAATAAATATCCATTGCTTTTTGCTTTGCTTACTCTCAATTTATTTTTAAGCACTGCCAGCACGGCTGATGAGCTACAACTACCCGACATGGGAGATTCAACGGGCACTCTGATTTCCCCTGCCCAGGAAAAAATACTAGGTGAGTCTTTCTTTCGCAATATACGCTCACAATTGGATATTAGTCTTGATCCAGATGTGCAACACTATATTCAAACGCTTGGCCAAACGCTGGTTTCTAATAGTGACAACCCTACACAAGAATTCTATTTTTTTGTAGTTTTATCCGATGATATCAATGCATTTGCGGGGCCAGGCGGTTATATAGGCGTCAATTCAGGACTTATTTTAAATAGCGATTCAGAAAGCGAACTCGCTTCAGTTATGGCTCATGAGATTGCTCACGTCACCCAACGCCATATCTACCGATCTTATGAAGCAAGTAGCCGCATGTCATTACCAGCCGCCGCAGCCATGATTGCAGCTATTGTTGTTGCAACGCAAGCTCCTGAAGTAGGTATTGGAGCATTATCAGCCATACAGGCTGGAAGTATACAAATGCAAATTGACTTTACTCGTGATAATGAGCAAGAAGCAGATAGAATCGGCATAAAGACCTTAGAACGCTCTGGTTTTGATCCGCGCAGCATGCCTGCTTTTTTTGAAAAACTGCAATATGCTAGCCGCTATTACGGTGAGGGTGCCCCTGAATTCTTAAGAACTCACCCTATTACCTCATCACGTATATCTGACACTCGAGGTCGAGCGGAAAAATACCCTTATCGCCAAACCCCGGATTCACAAAACTATCGCCTGATAAAGGCAAAACTACGCATAGACTCAGAAAATACAAATCAGGATGATTTAGTGCGTTATTTTCAAAGTAAATTAGATCAAGGCACTGCAGAACAGCGTGCTGCCATACAATATGGATTAGGACTCACTTTTATAAAAAAACAACGGTTTGCCGAAGCAGAAGCAATTTTTTCGAGCCTTAACCAGCGTTACCCCAAACAAAGAGAATACTTAACGGCTTTAGCTCAGGTAGCCGTTAATCAACAAGATTTCGAAAGCGCAAAAAAACGCTACCTACAACTGCAACAACAGTACCCGGACAATGCAGAATATCAGTTTGAATACATTTCAATTTTATTAAGATCCAGGCAACCCAAGCTTGCGCTGCAACACCTAAGATTAATTGATTACCGTTATCAAAATTATCCCAACTACTACCTGTTGCTTGCCAGAGCCTATGGCGACCTGGGCGAAAATGTCAATTTGCATCGTTATATGGCTGAATACTTGTATGCCATAGGTCAAACAGATGCAGCCATCATGCAAATAAAATTAGCCCAAAAAGATAAAGGGCTCAATTTTTATCTGTCATCAATATTAGAAGATCGTTTAAGTTTCTTTACCGCACAAATACTGGCACTTAAACAACTGCAGGAATAG
- the tusD gene encoding sulfurtransferase complex subunit TusD translates to MKYTIQINSSPYQSNSTETAYQFIKSTLDMGHEVLRVFFYQEGAYHAFRFATPPDDEVQIVSRWSALARDYDIDLVVCISAAQRRGLLASNEAKRQGKVDNDVADGFRIAGLGLWVEAILEADRFIEFG, encoded by the coding sequence ATGAAATACACCATCCAGATCAACTCTAGTCCCTACCAGTCTAATAGCACTGAAACTGCATATCAATTTATTAAAAGTACTTTAGACATGGGGCATGAAGTGTTACGCGTGTTTTTTTATCAGGAGGGGGCGTATCATGCGTTTCGCTTTGCAACTCCGCCCGATGATGAAGTGCAGATAGTTAGTCGCTGGAGTGCATTGGCACGTGACTATGATATAGATCTAGTCGTGTGTATTTCTGCTGCACAACGGCGCGGTTTGTTAGCAAGTAATGAGGCTAAACGTCAAGGAAAAGTAGATAATGATGTTGCTGATGGCTTCCGTATTGCTGGTCTGGGGCTGTGGGTTGAAGCAATACTGGAAGCTGACAGGTTTATTGAATTTGGTTAA
- the purF gene encoding amidophosphoribosyltransferase: MCGIAGIVSHQNVNQDLYDALTVLQHRGQDAAGIVTCENGRLHLRKDNGLTRDVFTAEQMVKLKGNMGIAHVRYPTAGCSSSSEAQPFYVNSPFGITLAHNGNLTNTKQLKKELFIQDQRHLNTNSDSEVLLNIFAHELQQLGKLELNKNDIFKAVEGVHRRCKGAYAVVIMIPRIGIIGFRDPHGIRPIIFGERKTELGSEYMIASESVALDALGFELIRDIAPGEAVFIEQSGKLHTQQCSEIIDHCPCIFEYVYFARPDSIIDNVSVYKARLRMGDKLAKKIIKEWPDHDIDVVIPIPDTSRTSAMEMAHTLGVKYREGFIKNRYIGRTFIMPGQQMRKKSVRQKLNAIGLEFEGKNVLLVDDSIVRGTTSEQIIMMARDAGAKKVYFASAAPAVRYPNVYGIDMPAANELIAHNRTDEEVCAAIGADKMIYQDLQDLIDSVRKGNTDIKHFDTSCFDHHYITGDIDDDYLHNIEVLRNDAAQADQLIQTASIDMHNSK, encoded by the coding sequence ATGTGTGGTATTGCGGGGATTGTTTCCCATCAAAATGTAAATCAAGATCTCTATGATGCATTAACTGTGCTACAGCACAGAGGGCAAGATGCGGCAGGAATTGTGACATGTGAAAACGGACGCTTACATTTACGCAAAGATAATGGCTTAACTCGTGATGTCTTTACTGCAGAACAAATGGTCAAGCTAAAAGGCAATATGGGCATAGCTCATGTGCGTTATCCAACGGCTGGCTGCTCCAGCTCATCCGAGGCTCAACCCTTTTATGTCAATTCACCTTTTGGAATTACTCTGGCTCACAATGGTAACCTGACTAACACAAAGCAATTAAAAAAAGAGCTATTCATTCAAGATCAACGTCATCTGAATACCAATTCTGATTCTGAAGTGCTATTAAATATCTTTGCTCACGAATTGCAGCAACTGGGTAAATTAGAACTCAATAAAAATGATATTTTTAAAGCCGTTGAAGGTGTACATCGGCGCTGTAAAGGTGCATATGCTGTTGTCATAATGATTCCACGTATTGGTATTATAGGTTTCAGAGATCCACACGGCATCCGTCCTATCATCTTTGGCGAACGCAAGACTGAACTGGGCTCCGAATATATGATAGCCTCGGAAAGTGTTGCTCTTGATGCCTTGGGGTTTGAACTTATCCGTGATATAGCACCCGGGGAAGCCGTATTTATTGAACAATCCGGAAAACTGCATACGCAACAATGTTCTGAGATTATTGACCATTGCCCGTGTATTTTTGAATACGTTTATTTTGCCCGCCCTGATTCAATCATTGATAATGTCTCAGTCTACAAAGCGCGTTTACGTATGGGCGACAAATTAGCAAAGAAAATTATCAAAGAATGGCCTGATCATGACATTGATGTAGTTATCCCGATTCCTGATACCAGTCGTACTTCAGCCATGGAAATGGCACATACACTCGGCGTTAAATACCGTGAGGGATTTATAAAAAATCGCTACATAGGCCGAACTTTTATTATGCCTGGGCAACAAATGCGCAAGAAATCAGTGCGTCAGAAACTGAATGCAATCGGCCTGGAATTTGAAGGTAAAAATGTTTTATTAGTTGATGATTCGATTGTACGCGGTACCACATCAGAACAAATCATCATGATGGCAAGGGATGCAGGTGCTAAAAAAGTTTATTTTGCTTCTGCTGCGCCTGCTGTACGTTATCCCAATGTGTATGGTATTGACATGCCTGCAGCCAATGAACTTATTGCCCACAACCGTACTGATGAAGAAGTCTGTGCCGCCATTGGTGCTGACAAGATGATCTATCAGGATTTGCAAGACTTAATCGACTCGGTGCGCAAAGGGAATACTGACATTAAACATTTTGATACCTCCTGCTTTGATCATCATTATATTACAGGTGATATTGATGATGACTATCTACACAACATAGAAGTTCTGCGTAATGATGCGGCCCAGGCTGACCAGCTAATACAGACTGCCAGTATAGATATGCATAACTCTAAATAA
- a CDS encoding CvpA family protein, giving the protein MIWIDYAIIGLISISLIIGLFRGLIREAFALVIWGVAAWVGFNFCLPFATFFESTITHANARIATAFILLFILTLIVGAIINKLLGALIKNTGLTGTDRLAGLIFGIARGGIIIILLVMLAGLTPVPESSWWQKSQLLPHFQLLAVWLKTHIPEGIADYLNFQ; this is encoded by the coding sequence ATGATCTGGATAGACTATGCCATTATTGGCTTAATCAGTATTTCACTAATAATAGGTCTTTTCAGAGGCTTGATTAGAGAGGCATTTGCTCTGGTTATATGGGGCGTAGCCGCCTGGGTGGGCTTTAATTTTTGTCTCCCCTTTGCCACTTTTTTTGAAAGCACTATAACCCACGCTAATGCAAGAATTGCGACAGCTTTTATATTGCTGTTTATATTAACTTTAATTGTCGGCGCAATTATCAATAAATTACTCGGTGCCTTAATTAAAAATACCGGACTAACTGGAACTGACCGCTTAGCGGGTCTGATTTTTGGTATAGCTCGAGGGGGTATAATCATTATTCTGTTGGTCATGTTAGCTGGCTTAACTCCTGTTCCTGAAAGTTCATGGTGGCAAAAATCACAACTGCTACCGCATTTTCAACTATTAGCAGTCTGGTTAAAAACACATATACCTGAAGGTATTGCAGACTATTTAAATTTTCAATAA
- a CDS encoding SPOR domain-containing protein — translation MNVILKQRIVGAIVITALAAIFVPMIFDDPVSDVDLYMNELALPQEPKEDFQPLLDNIPKTTDQVLSKPIPAQVNLQAESINQSAENTGLKSWIIQVGSFSQEQNAIEFRDKLRKSKFTAYVDSVTTDQGTLYRLRVGPELDEKVALKTQQQLEVQYKVKTLLISE, via the coding sequence ATGAACGTTATATTAAAGCAAAGAATTGTAGGAGCGATTGTTATCACTGCCCTCGCGGCCATTTTTGTTCCCATGATATTTGATGACCCGGTATCAGATGTTGACTTATACATGAATGAGCTTGCATTACCTCAGGAACCTAAAGAAGATTTTCAGCCTTTACTGGACAATATCCCCAAAACAACGGATCAAGTCTTGTCAAAACCTATACCTGCCCAAGTTAATCTGCAGGCCGAAAGCATTAATCAATCAGCCGAAAATACCGGTCTTAAAAGCTGGATCATTCAAGTAGGGAGCTTCAGTCAGGAACAAAATGCTATTGAGTTTCGGGATAAATTGCGTAAAAGTAAGTTTACCGCCTACGTAGATTCAGTGACCACTGATCAAGGTACCTTATATCGACTACGTGTTGGTCCGGAATTAGATGAAAAAGTTGCATTAAAAACCCAGCAGCAACTCGAAGTACAGTATAAAGTAAAAACTCTACTGATTTCTGAATAG
- the folC gene encoding bifunctional tetrahydrofolate synthase/dihydrofolate synthase, giving the protein MHFDTLKGWLSWQENLHPRSIDLGLDRVTQVFNALNISALKKPATITVAGTNGKGSSIAFLEAIYLAQGLRVGAYTSPHIIDYNERIKINAVAVSDELICAAFERIEAVRENISLSYFEFGTLAALDIFSRSNLDIQLLEVGLGGRLDAVNIIDSDAAIVTTISIDHTSWLGETREEIAYEKAGVFRTNIAAIIGDLDPPNSLIDYALNINAKLLRLGHEFTYHKNGTSWNWQYGNKHLNNLPAPHLKGEHQYRNASSVLTAIENLQAKLSVSEEAIKQGLSSVNLPGRFQLIKSDPPVLLDVSHNPQAAQTLTDHLQSEFQKTPVHAIFTMMNDKDITGVISLMQPFIKHWYISPLNNPRTIKETELKDAFQQCNIDQVSFGFKDFLAAYSAAKDKAQSDHGIILIFGSFFLVSEYLTHFSKPRGQ; this is encoded by the coding sequence ATGCATTTTGATACCCTGAAAGGTTGGCTAAGCTGGCAAGAAAACCTGCATCCACGTAGTATTGATCTAGGCTTGGACAGAGTAACCCAGGTTTTTAATGCCCTGAATATTTCTGCGCTTAAAAAGCCTGCCACCATCACAGTCGCGGGCACTAACGGCAAAGGTTCCAGCATCGCTTTTCTGGAAGCGATTTATCTTGCTCAGGGCTTAAGAGTGGGTGCCTACACCTCTCCTCATATTATTGATTATAACGAGCGTATTAAAATTAATGCTGTCGCTGTTAGTGATGAACTAATCTGTGCTGCTTTTGAGCGCATAGAGGCGGTGAGAGAAAATATTTCGCTGAGCTATTTTGAATTTGGAACTTTGGCTGCTTTAGATATATTTTCCCGTTCAAATCTTGATATACAATTATTAGAAGTAGGTCTGGGTGGCCGTCTTGACGCTGTCAATATTATTGATTCCGATGCCGCTATCGTCACTACCATATCCATAGATCATACCTCCTGGTTAGGCGAGACTCGCGAAGAGATTGCTTATGAAAAAGCAGGTGTGTTTCGCACTAATATAGCGGCTATTATAGGTGACCTGGACCCACCCAACTCCTTAATTGACTATGCTCTGAATATTAATGCGAAGCTATTACGCCTTGGGCATGAATTTACTTATCACAAAAATGGGACCAGCTGGAACTGGCAGTACGGTAATAAACATTTAAACAATTTACCTGCACCTCATTTAAAAGGCGAACATCAATATAGAAATGCTTCCTCTGTTTTGACTGCCATTGAGAATTTGCAGGCTAAACTATCTGTCAGCGAAGAAGCGATCAAACAAGGGCTCAGCAGCGTTAATCTACCGGGACGATTTCAACTCATTAAGTCTGATCCCCCGGTTTTATTAGATGTCAGCCATAATCCTCAAGCAGCTCAGACTTTAACCGATCATTTACAGAGCGAGTTTCAGAAAACCCCGGTACATGCCATTTTCACCATGATGAATGATAAAGATATAACGGGAGTTATTAGTCTTATGCAACCATTTATCAAACACTGGTATATTTCACCGTTAAACAACCCAAGGACCATTAAAGAAACTGAGCTGAAAGATGCTTTCCAACAATGTAATATTGATCAGGTAAGCTTTGGATTTAAAGACTTCCTGGCCGCTTACTCAGCAGCCAAAGATAAGGCACAATCTGATCATGGTATTATATTAATTTTTGGCTCTTTTTTTCTGGTCTCTGAATATTTAACACATTTTAGCAAGCCACGAGGACAATAG
- the accD gene encoding acetyl-CoA carboxylase, carboxyltransferase subunit beta: protein MSWFEKLVPSTIIKKENDSKKIAVPEGLWNKCPSCNAILYNSELEKNFNVCPKCDHHMRIGARRRLDLFLDTEDREEIAAYLKPLDPLKFKDSKKYKDRITQAQKKTKENDALVVMSGTLEGKTVVVAAFDFGFMGGSMGSVVGEKFVRGVNKSLETGAPFIVFTASGGARMQESLFSLFQMAKTSAALTKLSTAGIPYISFMTDPTMGGVSASLAMLGDINVAEPEALIGFAGPRVIEQTVREKLPEGFQRSEFLQEHGAIDMIIDRREMRKKISSILTILTANAAT from the coding sequence ATGAGCTGGTTTGAAAAATTAGTCCCTTCTACTATTATAAAAAAAGAAAATGACAGCAAGAAGATTGCAGTCCCCGAAGGTTTATGGAACAAATGCCCTTCCTGTAATGCAATTTTGTATAATAGTGAACTGGAAAAGAACTTTAATGTTTGCCCTAAATGTGATCACCATATGCGCATTGGAGCAAGACGACGTTTAGATCTATTTCTTGATACAGAGGATCGTGAAGAAATTGCTGCATACTTGAAGCCTTTGGATCCCTTAAAATTTAAAGACAGTAAAAAGTACAAAGACCGCATTACCCAGGCGCAGAAAAAGACTAAAGAAAATGATGCGCTGGTAGTCATGAGTGGAACTCTGGAAGGTAAAACTGTCGTTGTGGCTGCTTTTGATTTTGGCTTTATGGGTGGCTCAATGGGATCTGTTGTAGGAGAAAAATTCGTGCGCGGTGTGAATAAAAGCCTGGAGACGGGGGCGCCCTTTATTGTCTTTACGGCCAGTGGCGGTGCCCGTATGCAAGAGTCATTATTCTCCTTATTTCAAATGGCTAAAACCAGTGCAGCACTGACAAAACTGTCTACTGCAGGCATCCCTTACATCTCTTTTATGACCGACCCCACGATGGGTGGTGTATCAGCCAGTTTGGCAATGCTAGGTGATATAAACGTTGCTGAACCCGAGGCGCTCATCGGTTTTGCCGGGCCACGAGTCATTGAGCAAACGGTACGTGAAAAATTACCTGAAGGTTTTCAGCGCAGTGAGTTTTTACAAGAGCATGGCGCTATTGATATGATTATTGACCGTCGTGAAATGCGTAAGAAAATCAGCTCTATTTTAACAATTCTTACCGCAAACGCTGCTACTTAA
- the trpA gene encoding tryptophan synthase subunit alpha, whose protein sequence is MSRLATKFAEFKKSGHKALIPFITAGDPNPEFTVPMMHAMAEAGADIIELGVPFSDPMADGPVIQRASERALEHEMSLRRTLEIVSEFRTSNQSTPVVLMGYANPVEAMGYEAFAQAAKNAGVDGVLTVDLPPEEAHECAALLNSHNIDQIFLLAPNSSTDRIKKMNLVGSGFLYYVSVKGITGAGHLDTSDVQRKLIDIRANTQLPVGIGFGIKDAETAKVIAGLGDAVVVGSALISKIEANLSAPEVARQEIIELLKSMRLAMDNQD, encoded by the coding sequence ATGAGCCGTTTAGCGACTAAATTTGCCGAATTTAAAAAATCGGGACACAAAGCGCTGATTCCTTTTATTACTGCAGGCGATCCTAATCCAGAATTCACCGTCCCCATGATGCATGCCATGGCTGAAGCAGGTGCAGACATTATCGAATTGGGCGTACCTTTTTCTGACCCTATGGCTGATGGCCCGGTTATTCAGCGTGCCAGCGAGCGTGCTTTAGAACATGAAATGAGTTTACGCCGTACGCTTGAGATAGTTAGCGAATTCAGAACCAGCAATCAATCCACTCCAGTTGTTTTGATGGGTTATGCAAACCCTGTCGAAGCAATGGGTTATGAGGCTTTTGCGCAAGCAGCTAAAAATGCAGGCGTAGATGGCGTTTTGACTGTTGATTTACCCCCTGAAGAAGCACACGAATGTGCTGCTTTGCTGAATTCACATAATATTGACCAGATTTTTCTGCTGGCCCCGAATAGCAGCACTGACAGAATTAAAAAAATGAATTTAGTCGGTAGCGGCTTTCTGTATTATGTCTCTGTAAAAGGGATTACTGGTGCTGGCCACCTGGACACCTCAGACGTACAAAGAAAATTAATCGATATTCGCGCAAACACGCAGTTGCCTGTAGGCATTGGCTTTGGAATAAAAGATGCCGAGACTGCTAAAGTTATTGCGGGGCTTGGTGATGCTGTCGTTGTCGGTAGTGCATTAATTAGTAAAATTGAGGCGAACTTATCTGCCCCTGAAGTCGCTAGACAAGAAATTATCGAGTTATTAAAATCCATGCGTCTTGCCATGGATAATCAAGATTAA
- the trpB gene encoding tryptophan synthase subunit beta: MPDERGHFGPYGGLFIAETLIPAVEELNDAYKKYMVDADFLAELDKDFQHYVGRPSPLYHAERWSRELGGAQIYLKREDLNHTGAHKINNTIGQILLAKRMGKTRIIAETGAGQHGVATATVCARLGLECVVYMGAVDVARQIQNVYRMELLGAKVVAVESGSKTLKDALNEAIRDWVTNVDNTFYIIGTAAGPAPYPAMVRDFQSIIGREAKQQCLAQTGKLPNTLIACIGGGSNAIGLFYPFIDDADVKMIGVEAAGDGIETGRHSAPLCAGRPGILHGNRTYLMEDDDGEIIETHSISAGLDYPGVGPEHSWLKDIGRAQYVSITDKEALEGFYALTRMEGIIPALESSHALAYTMKLAPTMQSDEILIVNLSGRGDKDMQTIANHEGVQI, translated from the coding sequence ATGCCGGATGAACGGGGACATTTTGGTCCTTATGGCGGTTTATTTATCGCAGAAACATTAATTCCTGCGGTAGAAGAACTCAATGATGCCTACAAAAAGTACATGGTCGATGCTGATTTCCTGGCTGAACTGGATAAGGATTTTCAACATTATGTAGGACGGCCTTCGCCGCTATATCACGCAGAACGCTGGAGTCGTGAATTAGGTGGCGCACAAATATATCTTAAACGTGAAGATTTAAATCACACCGGTGCACATAAAATCAACAATACCATTGGCCAAATTCTATTGGCTAAGCGTATGGGTAAAACGCGTATTATTGCTGAAACTGGTGCTGGTCAACACGGTGTTGCAACTGCCACTGTTTGCGCGCGCTTAGGTTTAGAATGCGTGGTCTACATGGGTGCGGTCGACGTAGCTAGACAAATACAAAATGTCTACCGCATGGAATTGCTGGGTGCTAAAGTCGTCGCGGTAGAATCAGGCTCAAAAACACTAAAAGATGCACTTAATGAAGCCATCAGAGACTGGGTTACCAATGTTGACAATACCTTTTATATTATTGGTACTGCCGCAGGCCCAGCACCTTACCCGGCGATGGTGAGAGACTTCCAGTCCATTATCGGCCGTGAAGCAAAACAACAATGCCTGGCACAAACAGGAAAATTACCTAACACACTGATTGCCTGTATCGGTGGCGGCTCTAACGCAATTGGCTTATTTTATCCTTTTATTGATGATGCTGATGTCAAAATGATTGGTGTGGAAGCCGCGGGTGATGGTATTGAAACCGGTCGTCATTCTGCGCCATTATGTGCCGGTCGTCCCGGAATTTTACACGGCAACCGCACTTATTTAATGGAAGATGATGACGGCGAAATCATTGAAACACATTCTATTTCTGCAGGCTTAGATTATCCGGGAGTAGGCCCTGAGCACTCCTGGTTAAAAGATATAGGCCGCGCACAATATGTCAGTATCACTGACAAAGAAGCTTTAGAAGGTTTTTATGCATTGACACGCATGGAAGGAATTATTCCTGCATTGGAATCTAGTCATGCCTTGGCTTACACGATGAAATTAGCACCGACGATGCAATCAGATGAAATTTTAATTGTGAATTTATCCGGTCGTGGTGACAAAGATATGCAGACCATTGCAAATCATGAAGGGGTTCAGATATGA
- a CDS encoding phosphoribosylanthranilate isomerase, protein MKRTRVKICGFTSADQAAYAAYAGADAIGLVFYAASPRNVSIARAQEIIAALPAFTTVVALFVDASEIQIREVIGQVSIDVLQFHGDESAQECRRYAKPYIKALRMRPDVDILALTTEFHDARGLLLDAYHTKAKGGTGEQFDWDLIPEHCNLPIILAGGLSAHNVRDAITHVKPYALDVSSGVETAKGIKDNNKIAAFLTEVCLSDRNN, encoded by the coding sequence ATGAAACGAACACGGGTCAAAATTTGCGGTTTTACTTCTGCTGATCAGGCAGCTTATGCTGCCTATGCAGGTGCAGACGCGATAGGCCTGGTATTTTATGCAGCGAGTCCCCGGAATGTCAGTATTGCTAGAGCTCAGGAAATTATTGCTGCATTGCCTGCCTTTACTACGGTGGTCGCACTTTTTGTTGATGCATCTGAAATACAGATTAGAGAGGTCATCGGGCAGGTATCGATTGATGTATTGCAATTTCATGGTGATGAGTCAGCTCAAGAGTGCCGTCGGTACGCCAAGCCTTATATAAAAGCCCTCAGAATGCGCCCTGATGTAGACATACTCGCTTTAACAACTGAGTTCCATGATGCCCGAGGCTTATTGCTCGATGCCTATCATACCAAGGCAAAAGGGGGCACAGGGGAACAATTTGACTGGGATTTAATCCCTGAGCACTGTAATTTACCTATTATTCTTGCAGGTGGATTAAGTGCACACAATGTACGCGATGCAATCACACACGTTAAACCCTATGCTTTGGATGTGAGTAGTGGAGTAGAAACGGCAAAGGGTATAAAAGATAATAATAAAATAGCAGCATTTTTAACTGAGGTTTGCCTAAGTGACAGAAACAACTAA